From the Bacteroidia bacterium genome, one window contains:
- the menD gene encoding 2-succinyl-5-enolpyruvyl-6-hydroxy-3-cyclohexene-1-carboxylic-acid synthase: protein MRIARLFPFTLTAVITHANINTFWARVLVEELARSGVRDVVISPGSRSTPLVLAFAAHPDIEDHSVIDERSAAFHALGIAKASRRPVALLCTSGTAAANYLPALCEADAAHVPLIVCTADRPTELRHSGAPQTMDQAGLYGNRARYFHDLPQAEADRAKLRALRAIVCHAVARALGPLPGPVHLNIPFRKPLEPLPPERSFDALPPDWTDSVEEEVAGRRDGRAWTSTMHWGNSAHSEALRFQLLDLLLRAQRPLILAGPHTPDDGYRDALLAFAEEHSVPVLAEAASNVRYGPPSPLVFGSSDLLLRSGVFRSRVKPDLLVQIGSAPTNSAMQRFIDELDDVPFVVLTPTADRADPSHRATLHVIGQPCAIIGDLATAMRNYPPAGRDTDWLPMFRDADAAARSGLDTALAGIEESFEGKVFARLRSLLPVDGALFLSSSMPIRDAETFLAVSEKDTAVFFNRGVNGIDGILSTALGVARERPCVLVTGDVAVLHNLNALAGEGLRALKLTVVLLNNSGGEIFELLPVRDFEPAFTKHFVTPHSTNFPALFTAFGVKHTVAQSWEHFDGSFREALRHDGVAVIEVRTEIRSSGELRRAVLRDVAEVVDAAMKGHSRQPSDLRIPFPLSWNDHGGEGLPVVLLHGFTRDASSWRALHRALGARRIITIDLMGHGASPSPAYERFPETWTLDGAAMRIEDVLKTLGIARAHIVGYSLGARTALTFALGYPKRLASLALLSGNPGMEDAAMRSARSQQDAQLAETILTDGLARFVQAWSIAPLFEAQRYAHPSAWRKAVAERRKGCSRGFASSLRGSGQGAQESMWKQLAELACPVFAAAGTQDPVYADVARRIASEKEAELCLFENCGHDLPLEQPIALALALTTFWTGVENRQP from the coding sequence ATGCGCATCGCGCGGCTTTTTCCTTTCACGCTCACAGCAGTGATTACACACGCGAACATCAACACTTTCTGGGCGCGGGTTCTCGTCGAGGAACTCGCGCGCAGCGGCGTGCGCGATGTGGTGATTTCTCCCGGTTCGCGATCGACCCCGCTCGTACTGGCTTTCGCAGCGCATCCCGACATCGAAGACCATTCCGTCATTGACGAGCGCTCCGCTGCCTTCCATGCGCTCGGCATCGCCAAAGCGAGTCGCAGACCGGTGGCGCTGCTGTGCACTTCCGGTACCGCCGCGGCGAACTACCTCCCCGCGCTCTGCGAGGCCGATGCCGCGCATGTCCCACTCATCGTGTGCACCGCGGATCGTCCGACGGAGCTGCGCCATTCCGGTGCGCCGCAAACCATGGATCAGGCCGGGCTGTATGGAAATCGCGCACGGTACTTCCATGATCTTCCACAGGCGGAAGCGGACCGCGCCAAGCTGCGCGCCCTCCGAGCCATCGTTTGTCACGCTGTTGCGCGGGCGCTGGGTCCGCTGCCCGGTCCGGTGCATCTGAACATCCCGTTTCGCAAACCCCTTGAACCGCTGCCTCCGGAGCGGTCCTTCGACGCACTACCTCCGGACTGGACTGACAGCGTCGAGGAGGAGGTGGCTGGACGCAGGGACGGCAGGGCCTGGACTTCGACGATGCACTGGGGTAATTCCGCGCACAGCGAAGCCCTGCGTTTTCAATTGCTCGATCTCCTGCTGCGTGCGCAGCGGCCGCTGATACTTGCCGGTCCACACACTCCCGACGACGGCTACCGCGACGCGCTGCTCGCCTTCGCCGAGGAACACAGTGTGCCGGTACTGGCCGAGGCGGCCTCGAATGTCCGTTACGGGCCGCCTTCGCCGTTGGTGTTCGGGAGCTCGGATCTCCTGTTGCGGAGCGGTGTCTTTCGCTCGCGCGTGAAACCGGATCTACTCGTGCAGATCGGTAGTGCGCCGACCAACAGTGCGATGCAGCGTTTCATCGATGAACTAGACGATGTGCCCTTCGTCGTGCTCACGCCCACGGCCGACCGCGCCGATCCTTCGCATCGCGCAACGCTGCATGTCATCGGACAGCCCTGCGCCATTATCGGCGATCTGGCGACAGCCATGCGCAACTATCCTCCTGCCGGACGCGATACGGACTGGTTGCCGATGTTCCGCGATGCCGACGCTGCGGCAAGAAGCGGGCTGGATACCGCACTTGCTGGCATCGAGGAGTCCTTCGAGGGGAAGGTGTTCGCGCGTCTGAGATCGCTGCTTCCGGTTGACGGAGCGCTCTTCCTCTCTTCCAGTATGCCGATTCGCGACGCGGAGACCTTTCTCGCCGTCAGTGAAAAGGATACAGCGGTGTTTTTCAATCGTGGCGTCAACGGCATCGACGGAATTCTATCCACCGCCTTGGGGGTCGCGCGGGAGAGACCGTGTGTTCTTGTTACGGGGGATGTTGCCGTGCTGCACAATCTCAATGCGCTTGCCGGCGAGGGACTGCGCGCGCTGAAACTGACCGTTGTGCTGCTGAACAACTCCGGCGGCGAGATTTTCGAACTGTTGCCGGTGCGAGATTTCGAACCGGCTTTCACGAAACATTTTGTTACGCCACATTCGACGAATTTCCCGGCTCTGTTCACTGCCTTCGGGGTGAAGCACACCGTCGCGCAGAGCTGGGAGCATTTCGACGGCAGCTTCAGGGAGGCGCTGAGGCACGACGGTGTTGCCGTCATAGAAGTGCGCACGGAAATCCGATCCAGCGGTGAACTCCGTCGCGCCGTGCTCCGGGATGTCGCAGAGGTCGTGGATGCCGCCATGAAAGGCCATTCCAGGCAACCATCCGACCTGCGCATCCCATTTCCCTTGAGCTGGAACGATCACGGTGGTGAGGGTCTGCCGGTGGTGTTGCTGCATGGATTTACCCGCGACGCTTCGTCGTGGCGCGCGCTGCATCGAGCGCTGGGAGCACGGCGGATCATTACCATCGACCTTATGGGACATGGCGCCTCGCCTTCGCCGGCGTATGAGCGCTTCCCCGAGACATGGACGCTTGATGGCGCCGCGATGCGCATTGAGGACGTCCTGAAAACGCTGGGTATCGCCCGTGCGCATATCGTCGGCTACTCTCTCGGTGCCAGAACAGCATTGACCTTTGCCCTCGGCTATCCGAAGCGCCTTGCTTCGCTCGCGCTGCTCAGCGGAAATCCCGGCATGGAGGATGCCGCCATGCGTTCCGCTCGCTCTCAGCAGGACGCACAGCTTGCGGAAACCATTCTCACAGACGGACTTGCGCGTTTTGTGCAGGCCTGGAGCATCGCGCCGTTATTCGAGGCGCAGCGGTATGCCCATCCCTCCGCCTGGCGTAAGGCCGTCGCGGAACGGAGGAAGGGATGCTCCCGGGGTTTTGCGTCATCCTTGCGCGGCAGCGGACAAGGTGCCCAGGAGTCCATGTGGAAGCAGCTCGCGGAACTCGCGTGCCCGGTCTTTGCCGCCGCAGGAACGCAGGATCCGGTATATGCTGATGTGGCAAGACGCATTGCGTCAGAGAAGGAGGCGGAACTGTGCCTGTTCGAGAACTGCGGCCACGATCTCCCTCTGGAGCAGCCAATCGCGCTGGCCCTGGCGCTGACGACATTCTGGACCGGGGTTGAGAACCGGCAGCCGTAG
- a CDS encoding chorismate-binding protein, whose protein sequence is MSSPTDGIALFRELRETQGPPWLLWSAPGEDMLLAAGARTIHQPSEASEWRRWLPSLRPSANDGTLFFLLAFDPPAVPDRLWAGMPRAWAFEPQEILRIPATVEESSLIQDTPANGSGNDVFDEGYLHSVTAGLRTLHAGGLQKIVLSRRKTWSFTSDFDHLLQRVLAVRNAFRVLFSPDGEKVFLSITPERLVRVENGTAFTAAIAGTALRRSDGSDDHEASRTLSESRKEEEEHTYVVNMIHDALSGVSNGIMVGDRKTITLPHVHHLKTDITAQLCEGVRIGDVVALLHPTPAVAGVPRETAMTAIAEIEGFDRGLFAGVAGWMDGAGDGDAAVTIRSALLRDGTATVFAGAGIVRDSDPAVELAETEAKMRMVHDVLRPR, encoded by the coding sequence GTGAGTTCTCCGACGGACGGCATAGCACTCTTCCGGGAACTGCGCGAAACGCAGGGGCCTCCCTGGTTGCTCTGGAGTGCACCCGGGGAAGACATGCTGCTCGCGGCGGGTGCGCGCACTATCCATCAGCCATCCGAAGCGTCGGAATGGCGCCGATGGCTGCCTTCGTTGCGACCATCGGCAAACGACGGGACACTGTTTTTCCTCCTCGCATTCGATCCTCCGGCGGTGCCGGACCGACTCTGGGCCGGCATGCCGCGCGCGTGGGCGTTCGAGCCGCAAGAAATACTTCGCATCCCGGCCACCGTTGAGGAGTCGTCTCTCATCCAGGATACGCCCGCGAACGGCTCCGGCAATGACGTCTTTGACGAAGGCTACCTGCATTCAGTGACGGCGGGTCTGCGCACACTGCACGCGGGAGGATTGCAGAAAATCGTACTGTCCAGAAGGAAAACCTGGTCTTTCACATCGGATTTCGATCACCTTCTGCAGCGGGTGCTCGCGGTGCGGAATGCGTTTCGCGTGCTGTTCTCACCCGATGGTGAGAAGGTCTTTCTTTCGATAACCCCCGAGCGTCTCGTGCGCGTCGAAAACGGCACTGCCTTCACCGCGGCCATAGCCGGGACAGCCCTTCGAAGATCGGATGGCTCCGATGATCACGAAGCAAGCCGAACCCTGTCGGAAAGCCGAAAAGAAGAAGAAGAGCATACGTATGTCGTGAATATGATTCATGACGCGCTGTCCGGCGTCAGCAACGGGATAATGGTGGGGGACCGGAAAACGATCACTCTGCCGCATGTGCATCATTTGAAAACCGACATCACCGCACAGTTGTGCGAGGGCGTACGCATCGGCGACGTCGTTGCGCTGCTGCATCCCACGCCGGCGGTGGCCGGTGTGCCACGGGAAACCGCCATGACCGCAATAGCGGAGATCGAGGGCTTTGATCGCGGACTGTTCGCCGGGGTGGCGGGATGGATGGACGGCGCAGGAGATGGTGACGCCGCCGTGACCATACGTTCCGCACTTCTGCGCGACGGGACCGCAACGGTGTTTGCCGGGGCAGGCATTGTGCGGGACAGTGATCCGGCAGTGGAGCTTGCCGAGACGGAAGCCAAAATGCGCATGGTGCACGACGTCCTCAGGCCCAGATGA